The proteins below come from a single Rosa rugosa chromosome 2, drRosRugo1.1, whole genome shotgun sequence genomic window:
- the LOC133732701 gene encoding uncharacterized protein LOC133732701, whose amino-acid sequence MRRSIASLGGSLVKSRGFSTSSSPEKIVASVLFERLPVVIPKIDPIVYAFQEFSFRWRQQYRRRYPDELLDKSNARGKGDYQIDYVPAPRITEADKQNDRKSLQRALDRRLYLLIYGNTHGSPNGKPVWHFPEKVYESEETLRKCAESALLSVLGDLSHTYFVGNAPMGHIAMESSANVTDSPSFKQFFFKSQVIATNKLKIGKCEDFVWVTKDELMEYFPEKAEFLSKMIIS is encoded by the exons ATGCGGAGGTCGATTGCGAGTCTGGGTGGGTCCCTCGTCAAAAGCCGAGGGTTTAGCACGAGCTCGTCGCCGGAGAAAATCGTCGCGTCCGTACTCTTCGAGAGGCTCCCGGTTGTTATTCCCAAAATCGACCCCATCGTCTATGCATTTCAGGAGTTCTC gtttcggtggcgacagcaatatcgacgcagatatccagatgaacttttagacaagtctaatgctag GGGAAAAGGAGACTACCAAATTGATTATGTACCAGCTCCACGGATCACTGAAGCTGACAAACAAAATGATAGAAA GTCATTGCAGAGAGCACTTGACAGAAGACTTTATCTTCTTATCTATGGTAACACACATGGATCTCCTAATGGAAAGCCAGTCTGGCATTTTCCAGAAAAAGTGTACGAGTCTGAGGAGACATTGCGGAAG TGTGCAGAATCTGCATTACTGTCTGTCCTAGGTGATCTGTCCCACACATATTTTGTTGGAAATGCTCCTATGGGACATATTGCAATGGAGTCATCAGCGAATGTGACCGACTCTCCATCTTTCAAG CAATTCTTTTTCAAGTCTCAAGTGATTGCAACAAACAAGTTAAAAATTGGGAAGTGTGAGGATTTTGTTTGGGTGACCAAGGATGAATTGATGGAATATTTTCCTGAGAAAGCTGAGTTCCTCAGCAAGATGATCATTAGCTGA